Proteins encoded in a region of the Flavobacteriales bacterium genome:
- the rocF gene encoding arginase encodes MKTLSIIEIKSEIGAGTRGASLGPDAIKVAALNMGDDLFEKNRPQFVLTENHLLHTPVTTPKGKRIAGLVRMYERVSKVVSSELEKDKFLLILAGDHSTAGGTIAGIKKCYPEKRLGVIWIDAHADLHSPYSTPSGNLHGMPLATALAYDNLEDQINDIKDETRLGWEKLKNVAGISPKIQPKDLLFIGVRDTEPAEDHSMERNSIRNFKVEELRKKGTQQIIAECLDILKDCDLIYVSLDVDSMDPEISRGTGTPVPGGLTIEEAHELATGFVASPKVNCFEIVEVNPCLDDKINKMAEVAFSIVKSVVNIAKDKN; translated from the coding sequence ATGAAAACGTTAAGCATCATTGAAATTAAGAGTGAGATCGGGGCAGGTACCCGGGGAGCCAGTCTTGGACCCGATGCGATTAAAGTTGCGGCTCTGAATATGGGCGACGATCTCTTTGAAAAGAACCGTCCACAGTTCGTTTTAACGGAAAACCATTTGTTGCATACACCTGTAACTACCCCAAAGGGGAAGCGTATTGCGGGACTCGTTCGCATGTATGAGCGGGTTTCGAAGGTGGTTTCTTCGGAGCTCGAAAAGGATAAATTCCTGTTAATTCTGGCGGGAGATCACTCTACTGCCGGTGGAACGATTGCGGGAATTAAGAAATGTTATCCGGAAAAACGTCTCGGGGTAATCTGGATAGATGCCCATGCCGATTTACATTCCCCTTATTCTACCCCATCCGGAAACCTGCACGGGATGCCGCTTGCCACCGCATTGGCTTATGATAATCTGGAAGATCAGATCAATGACATTAAGGATGAAACACGCTTAGGTTGGGAAAAGCTGAAGAATGTGGCGGGGATTAGTCCCAAAATCCAACCTAAGGATTTGTTGTTTATTGGTGTAAGAGATACCGAACCTGCAGAGGATCACAGCATGGAAAGGAACTCCATCCGCAATTTTAAAGTGGAGGAATTACGCAAAAAAGGAACCCAACAAATAATCGCTGAATGTCTAGATATACTAAAGGACTGCGATTTGATTTATGTATCGCTGGATGTCGACAGCATGGATCCGGAAATTTCCAGGGGTACCGGAACACCGGTTCCCGGAGGATTAACCATAGAAGAAGCGCATGAACTCGCCACGGGATTTGTTGCCTCACCAAAGGTGAATTGTTTTGAAATTGTGGAAGTAAATCCATGTCTCGACGATAAAATCAATAAAATGGCTGAAGTCGCATTCAGCATTGTTAAATCGGTAGTAAACATTGCAAAGGACAAAAACTGA
- a CDS encoding arginine decarboxylase gives MENQYLDLIKQTFDFPTESFTVNDNELYFNEIPLMDVVKQYGTPLKITYLPKIGEQIQKAKKMFNVAMAKVDYRGKYTYCYCTKSSHFSFVLEEVLKNDAHLETSSAYDMYIVKDLIERGFITKDHFIICNGYKRELYTEQIVELVNEGFENLIPVLDNKEELLVYQAQINKKVKIGIRIASEEEPTFDFYTSRLGIRYIDIIDFYNNQIKKHPNLELKMLHFFINTGIKDNIYYWSELAKCLNVYYRLKQICPTLDTLNIGGGLPIRNSLGFEYDYEYMIEQIVQQIKKFCTQKGVPEPNIFTEFGSYTVGESGANIYSVMSQKQQNDREVWYMVDNSFITTLPDTWGINQRFILLAINNWDQEYVRVNLGGLSCDSQDYYNSEAHDNQVFLPRLDKDEPLYIGFFHTGAYQESLSGYGGIKHCLIPSPKHVLIDRDENGEITTKLFAKEQSAKSMLKILGY, from the coding sequence ATGGAAAATCAGTACCTTGACCTTATCAAACAGACTTTTGATTTCCCTACGGAAAGCTTCACTGTTAATGATAATGAGTTGTATTTCAATGAAATACCTCTCATGGATGTTGTAAAGCAGTATGGTACACCGCTTAAGATCACTTATTTGCCTAAGATCGGTGAACAGATCCAGAAGGCGAAGAAGATGTTCAACGTGGCCATGGCCAAGGTCGATTACCGGGGCAAATATACATATTGTTATTGCACTAAAAGCTCTCATTTCTCATTCGTGCTGGAAGAAGTTTTAAAGAATGATGCACATCTCGAAACCTCTTCGGCTTATGATATGTACATCGTAAAAGATCTGATAGAACGTGGTTTTATTACCAAAGACCATTTTATCATTTGCAATGGATATAAACGTGAATTATACACCGAGCAAATTGTTGAATTGGTGAATGAAGGATTTGAAAATTTAATTCCTGTTCTCGATAACAAAGAAGAATTGCTCGTTTATCAGGCGCAAATCAATAAAAAAGTGAAAATCGGAATCCGGATCGCCTCTGAAGAAGAGCCTACGTTCGATTTTTATACATCGCGCTTGGGTATTCGTTATATCGATATCATCGATTTTTATAATAACCAGATTAAAAAACATCCGAATCTGGAATTAAAAATGCTGCACTTCTTTATTAATACGGGAATTAAGGACAATATCTATTATTGGTCGGAACTTGCAAAGTGCCTGAATGTGTATTATCGCCTCAAGCAGATTTGTCCAACCCTCGATACCCTTAACATTGGTGGAGGACTTCCCATCCGTAATTCCCTCGGGTTTGAGTACGATTATGAATACATGATCGAACAAATCGTGCAGCAGATTAAAAAGTTTTGCACACAAAAGGGGGTTCCCGAACCTAATATTTTTACCGAATTCGGTTCATACACCGTTGGTGAAAGCGGAGCCAATATCTATTCGGTAATGAGCCAAAAACAACAAAACGACCGCGAGGTTTGGTATATGGTGGATAATTCCTTTATCACCACCCTTCCGGATACCTGGGGAATCAATCAACGCTTTATCTTGTTGGCTATCAATAACTGGGATCAGGAATATGTTAGGGTAAACCTTGGCGGACTCTCCTGCGACAGTCAGGACTATTACAACTCGGAAGCGCATGATAATCAGGTGTTTTTGCCGCGTTTGGACAAAGATGAACCTTTATATATCGGTTTCTTTCACACCGGTGCATATCAGGAATCATTGAGTGGATATGGAGGTATCAAACACTGTCTGATTCCCTCGCCGAAGCACGTTTTAATTGACCGCGACGAGAATGGTGAAATCACCACCAAACTCTTTGCAAAAGAGCAAAGTGCTAAATCGATGTTGAAAATCCTCGGTTACTAA
- a CDS encoding DUF4412 domain-containing protein, whose translation MKLVRIAFAVTLVTFFAFVPGKEKKKSAPFQGKITYSMTYEDLPPELEQYSSMLPKEMTMYLKDDHSRIEQNSAMGTTITLFDKKKQEMYILLDMMGSKVAYKGGPDDMKDTSANAKPEVKLLEETKDIAGKKCNKAEITYPGKDPQVVWYTKDLPSGLNKNFDYLEGFPMEYHIERGGMVIQLTVTSVKEEKVSSEYFKVPAGYEVKPISEMNALGGGK comes from the coding sequence ATGAAATTAGTACGCATTGCCTTTGCGGTCACCCTGGTGACATTTTTCGCATTTGTACCCGGTAAGGAAAAGAAGAAGAGCGCTCCTTTTCAAGGTAAAATTACCTATTCCATGACCTACGAAGATCTTCCGCCGGAACTGGAACAGTATTCTTCCATGCTTCCGAAGGAAATGACGATGTATTTAAAAGATGATCATAGTCGAATTGAACAGAACAGCGCAATGGGAACAACCATTACCTTGTTCGATAAGAAGAAACAGGAGATGTATATTCTGCTCGATATGATGGGTAGCAAGGTGGCGTATAAGGGTGGTCCCGACGATATGAAAGACACTTCCGCAAATGCAAAACCGGAGGTTAAATTGCTGGAGGAGACCAAGGATATTGCCGGTAAAAAATGCAATAAAGCAGAAATAACTTATCCGGGTAAAGATCCACAAGTGGTTTGGTATACCAAAGATCTTCCATCCGGACTGAATAAAAATTTCGATTATCTCGAAGGTTTTCCAATGGAATACCATATTGAACGTGGCGGAATGGTGATTCAGTTGACCGTTACCTCGGTAAAAGAAGAAAAAGTTTCTTCCGAATATTTCAAGGTTCCTGCCGGTTATGAAGTGAAGCCCATCAGTGAAATGAATGCGCTTGGAGGAGGTAAATAA
- a CDS encoding DNA translocase FtsK has product MAKQNKFIQQPADAPADQPKPEKKNRKEKEKKENKKEESIPRKSLSERFTFLQDERFKKIVGGLLLLFSLYSLIAFTSYVLTWKADQDKVDGVNWFNFIFRSNEIQVENWLGKLGALISHLFIHRWFGIASFIFILNFFVFGFKAITDITLLPIKKMLKLSVLGLLLISATLGFLLHSGDWIFLGGAFGYHLNEWMIGSLGKIGTLLLLGFSYFIVLVVYFNPVFAFRKKSGDELEEEPPLDESGKINVYNPIREEEIIAEEKSESIDLLEKETEIPVSMVDEVLIEEVETEKQILEQEREDVQDEELSIEIAEEIRTSPNGEEDFLIEIPDAGEGELGEDEVEKRLMEFGEYDPTLELSSYKLPGLDLMESYGGGGITINKEELEENKNRILDTLKNYNIEIAKIKATVGPTVTLYEIIPAPGVRISKIKNLEDDIALSLSALGIRIIAPIPGKGTIGIEVPNSKAEVVSMRSVVASEKFQNSDMELPVVLGKTISNETFVTDLTKMPHLLMAGATGQGKSVGLNAILVSILYKKHPSQVKFVLVDPKKVELTLYNKIERHFLAKLPDSDDAIITENKKVVHTVNSLCIEMDARYELLKDAGVRNIKEYNAKFIQRRLNPEHGHKFLPYIVLVVDEFADLIMTAGKEIETPIARLAQLARAIGIHLIVATQRPSVNIITGTIKANFPARIAFRVTSKIDSRTILDAGGAEQLIGRGDMLFSTGNDLIRIQCGFVDTPEVEKICEYIGGQRAYPSAFILPEYVDENSDELGGVDADGDRDDLFDDAARIVVSTQQGSASLLQRKMKLGYNRAGRIIDQLEAAGIIGPFKGSKAREVIIKDMQVLEQFLNGLKNKD; this is encoded by the coding sequence ATGGCCAAACAGAATAAATTCATACAACAACCTGCAGATGCTCCTGCTGATCAGCCGAAACCGGAGAAAAAAAACCGTAAGGAAAAAGAGAAAAAGGAGAATAAAAAAGAGGAATCGATTCCGCGCAAAAGTTTATCGGAGCGTTTTACCTTTTTGCAGGATGAACGCTTTAAGAAAATCGTTGGTGGATTATTGTTGTTGTTCTCCTTGTATTCACTCATTGCATTTACGTCTTATGTCCTCACTTGGAAAGCCGATCAGGATAAAGTGGATGGTGTAAACTGGTTTAATTTTATTTTTCGTTCCAATGAAATTCAGGTAGAGAACTGGTTGGGTAAGCTGGGTGCTTTAATTTCTCATTTGTTTATTCACCGCTGGTTTGGTATTGCATCTTTTATTTTTATTCTGAACTTTTTTGTTTTCGGATTTAAAGCTATTACCGATATCACACTTCTTCCCATTAAAAAAATGCTGAAGTTGTCGGTATTGGGATTGTTATTGATTTCTGCAACACTTGGATTTTTATTGCACAGTGGTGACTGGATTTTTCTGGGAGGAGCTTTCGGTTATCATCTCAATGAATGGATGATTGGCAGTTTAGGAAAAATCGGAACTTTATTACTCTTAGGCTTTTCATATTTTATTGTACTGGTGGTTTATTTTAATCCGGTTTTTGCATTCCGTAAAAAATCGGGAGATGAACTGGAGGAGGAACCACCATTGGATGAATCGGGAAAAATAAATGTTTACAATCCGATTCGTGAAGAGGAAATCATTGCCGAAGAAAAAAGTGAAAGCATCGATTTACTGGAAAAGGAAACTGAGATTCCTGTTTCGATGGTAGATGAAGTTTTAATTGAAGAAGTTGAAACCGAAAAACAAATTCTGGAGCAGGAAAGGGAAGATGTTCAGGATGAAGAATTATCGATAGAAATCGCTGAAGAGATAAGAACATCACCGAATGGTGAAGAAGATTTTCTGATTGAAATTCCGGATGCCGGTGAAGGAGAGTTGGGCGAGGATGAAGTGGAAAAACGATTGATGGAATTTGGAGAATATGATCCTACGCTGGAATTATCTTCCTATAAACTTCCGGGACTTGATTTAATGGAAAGTTACGGTGGTGGTGGAATTACCATTAACAAGGAAGAGCTGGAAGAAAATAAAAACAGAATTCTCGATACCCTGAAAAATTACAACATCGAGATTGCAAAAATTAAAGCAACGGTTGGTCCTACCGTTACCCTCTACGAAATCATTCCTGCACCCGGTGTGCGTATTTCAAAAATCAAAAACCTGGAAGATGATATCGCCCTGAGTTTATCGGCATTGGGTATTCGTATTATCGCTCCGATTCCGGGTAAGGGAACCATTGGTATTGAAGTCCCCAACTCCAAAGCAGAAGTTGTTTCGATGCGCAGTGTGGTAGCTTCCGAAAAATTCCAGAATTCCGATATGGAATTACCGGTTGTTTTGGGAAAAACCATATCGAACGAAACCTTTGTTACCGACCTCACCAAAATGCCGCACTTGTTAATGGCGGGTGCTACGGGACAAGGAAAATCGGTTGGACTCAACGCCATTCTCGTTTCTATTCTCTATAAGAAACATCCTTCGCAAGTTAAGTTTGTATTGGTGGATCCTAAAAAAGTAGAGCTGACACTTTATAATAAAATTGAACGTCATTTTCTAGCCAAGCTTCCTGATTCTGATGATGCCATTATTACGGAAAATAAAAAAGTGGTACATACGGTGAATTCATTGTGTATAGAAATGGATGCACGTTATGAATTACTGAAAGATGCCGGTGTAAGAAACATTAAAGAATACAACGCGAAATTTATTCAGCGCAGGCTAAATCCGGAGCATGGTCACAAATTCCTTCCCTACATTGTATTGGTGGTGGATGAGTTTGCGGATTTAATCATGACCGCCGGTAAAGAAATTGAAACGCCCATTGCCCGTTTAGCACAGTTAGCACGTGCCATTGGTATTCACTTAATCGTAGCCACGCAGCGTCCTTCCGTTAACATCATTACCGGAACCATCAAAGCCAATTTCCCTGCCCGAATAGCATTCCGTGTCACCTCTAAAATCGATTCCAGAACCATTCTCGATGCCGGAGGTGCAGAGCAATTGATTGGACGCGGTGATATGTTATTCAGCACCGGAAATGATTTAATCCGCATTCAATGTGGATTTGTAGATACACCGGAGGTTGAAAAAATATGTGAATACATCGGCGGACAACGCGCTTATCCGAGTGCTTTTATTTTACCTGAATATGTCGATGAAAATTCGGATGAACTGGGCGGTGTGGATGCCGACGGTGACCGCGATGATTTGTTTGATGATGCAGCACGGATTGTAGTGAGCACCCAACAAGGTTCCGCTTCGTTGTTGCAACGCAAAATGAAACTCGGTTATAATCGCGCCGGACGAATTATCGACCAGTTAGAAGCCGCCGGAATCATTGGTCCCTTCAAAGGATCCAAAGCCCGGGAGGTGATCATTAAGGACATGCAGGTTTTGGAACAGTTTTTGAATGGCTTAAAGAACAAAGATTAA
- a CDS encoding outer membrane lipoprotein carrier protein LolA, with the protein MKTSIIAAALLLIGFQSFAQDKDPKAKAELDEVSKKVKGYTSFSVEFSSNLKTKDGGSENQSGKATIKGNKYIIETGEQKIISDGKTVWTILVKEKEVYENPAEDDDDELMNPTKMFSIWEKDFKYKWVKEETVNGATLVEIHLFPVSPAKSKFHTVIIKINKATHDVNSVTVKGKEGDVLTYKLVKLTPNVNVNDADFKFDKAKYPGYTVIK; encoded by the coding sequence ATGAAAACAAGTATTATTGCCGCAGCTCTTTTATTAATTGGTTTTCAATCCTTTGCTCAGGATAAAGACCCTAAAGCCAAGGCAGAACTGGATGAAGTGAGCAAAAAAGTGAAAGGCTATACTTCCTTTAGTGTGGAGTTTAGTTCGAACTTAAAAACCAAGGACGGAGGCAGTGAAAATCAAAGTGGTAAGGCTACCATTAAAGGAAATAAATACATCATTGAAACCGGAGAGCAAAAAATTATCAGCGACGGGAAAACGGTATGGACCATCCTGGTGAAGGAAAAAGAAGTGTATGAAAATCCTGCCGAAGATGATGATGATGAGTTGATGAATCCCACCAAAATGTTCAGCATTTGGGAAAAGGATTTTAAATACAAATGGGTGAAAGAAGAAACGGTAAATGGTGCTACACTGGTAGAAATCCATTTATTTCCGGTATCTCCTGCCAAGAGTAAATTTCACACTGTGATTATTAAAATTAATAAAGCCACCCACGATGTAAACTCTGTAACCGTAAAAGGAAAAGAAGGCGATGTACTCACCTATAAATTGGTGAAACTTACACCGAATGTAAATGTGAACGATGCCGATTTTAAATTCGACAAAGCTAAATATCCGGGTTATACTGTGATTAAATAA
- the bioA gene encoding adenosylmethionine--8-amino-7-oxononanoate transaminase, which yields MNNVELDRKYIWHPFTQMKIQAEILPVKRAAGSRIYLEDGSELLDCISSWWVNVHGHAHPHIAARIGRQAAELEHVIFAGFTHAPATELASRLVPQLPGAMAKIFFSDNGSTSVEVALKMAVQFFSNHGKKKTRILAFENAYHGDTFGAMSVGGRSTFNTPFEDMFFEVDFLPLPQVGDDTALQRLENYLEQHEYAAFIYEPLVQGSAGMVIYDAAGLNEILARCREKNILLIADEVFTGFGRTGTLFASQQLAVKPDMMCISKGLTGGFLPMGITACTQQIFDAFYSDDKMKALYHGHSYTANPIACAAACASLDLFEDPSCFKNIQRIATAHQQFALQITGKVAVRSVKVCGTILSIELETGDQSGYFHSLRDKIYYYFIKKGLLMRPLGNVIYVLPPYCFSDEELKTVYTAIDELVNQPLINLL from the coding sequence ATGAACAATGTAGAATTGGATCGTAAATACATCTGGCATCCTTTTACCCAGATGAAAATTCAAGCTGAAATTCTCCCTGTAAAACGCGCCGCCGGATCGCGCATTTATCTGGAGGATGGAAGTGAATTGCTCGATTGCATTTCCTCCTGGTGGGTAAATGTTCATGGTCACGCCCACCCACATATTGCGGCACGTATTGGTCGACAAGCCGCGGAATTGGAGCATGTTATTTTTGCAGGATTCACGCATGCCCCAGCTACTGAATTGGCATCGCGACTAGTGCCTCAATTACCGGGAGCGATGGCCAAAATCTTTTTTTCCGATAATGGTTCTACCTCTGTAGAAGTGGCATTAAAAATGGCGGTTCAGTTTTTTTCGAATCATGGAAAAAAGAAAACCCGGATTCTCGCTTTCGAAAACGCCTATCATGGCGATACCTTTGGAGCGATGTCGGTAGGAGGAAGATCCACCTTTAACACGCCGTTTGAGGACATGTTTTTTGAGGTCGATTTTTTGCCGCTTCCTCAGGTGGGAGATGACACCGCATTGCAACGACTCGAAAATTATTTAGAGCAGCACGAATACGCTGCTTTTATATACGAACCATTGGTGCAGGGAAGTGCAGGAATGGTGATTTACGATGCTGCGGGATTAAATGAAATTTTAGCGCGTTGTCGGGAAAAAAATATATTGCTGATTGCAGATGAAGTGTTTACCGGATTTGGAAGGACAGGCACCTTGTTCGCCTCGCAACAACTCGCGGTAAAACCGGATATGATGTGTATTTCGAAAGGGTTGACCGGTGGATTTTTACCTATGGGAATTACGGCTTGCACGCAACAGATTTTTGATGCATTTTATTCCGACGATAAAATGAAGGCCCTGTATCATGGTCATTCCTACACCGCCAATCCCATTGCCTGCGCAGCGGCTTGTGCATCGTTGGATTTATTTGAAGATCCTTCCTGTTTTAAAAACATACAACGAATAGCAACAGCACATCAGCAATTCGCTCTTCAGATAACCGGTAAAGTGGCTGTACGATCAGTTAAAGTTTGCGGAACGATTTTGTCGATTGAATTGGAAACCGGCGATCAAAGCGGATATTTTCATTCACTGCGCGATAAAATCTACTATTACTTCATAAAAAAGGGCCTCCTGATGAGGCCCCTTGGGAATGTGATTTATGTATTGCCGCCTTATTGTTTTTCGGATGAAGAACTAAAAACGGTGTATACTGCCATTGATGAATTAGTGAATCAACCGTTGATTAATTTGTTGTAA
- a CDS encoding GNAT family N-acetyltransferase, with translation MIRIIQPSTVHEMEQYYDLRWKTLREPWGQVRGTEKDNMEDSSIHFMALEGEIPLGVCRLQFNDESIAQVRFMGVSALAREKGVGRKLLEEAEKTAAAQGRKKMILQARDYAVPFYEKCNYRIVEKTFLLWDSIQHYLMEKELN, from the coding sequence ATGATTCGCATTATTCAACCTTCTACCGTGCACGAAATGGAGCAGTATTACGATTTGCGCTGGAAAACGCTGCGTGAACCATGGGGACAAGTCCGCGGAACGGAAAAAGACAATATGGAGGATAGTTCCATTCACTTCATGGCTCTGGAAGGTGAAATACCTTTGGGTGTTTGCCGACTCCAATTCAACGACGAATCGATCGCTCAGGTACGCTTTATGGGTGTTTCTGCTTTAGCAAGAGAAAAAGGTGTTGGAAGAAAATTGCTGGAGGAGGCTGAAAAAACAGCTGCTGCACAGGGTAGAAAAAAAATGATTTTGCAAGCGCGCGATTATGCTGTTCCCTTTTATGAAAAATGCAATTACCGCATAGTAGAAAAAACATTTTTATTGTGGGATTCCATTCAGCATTACCTCATGGAAAAAGAATTAAACTGA
- a CDS encoding CoA transferase — translation MLSHLKIVELASVLAGPSVGMFFAELGAKVIKIENKKTGGDVTRSWKLPHEESDKTVSAYFSSVNYGKEYMQVDLQNEHDLKRIHELIAGSDMVIANFKAGDAEKYQLDYESLKKINPALIYGSITGFGENDARPAFDVVLQAESGFMSMNGTPDSGPLKMPVALIDVLAAHQLKEALLLALLKREKSGEGSSVSVSLYAAAVSSLINQATNYLMGNHIPQRQGSLHPNIAPYGETFITADKKFIVLAIGSDAQFKKLCDVLGDPSIAMKKMYKSNTARVENRKRLYSDLSPLFFQYHRSDLMKWFIEQQIPAGAVNSIDEVFAQSAAQSLLLRETIDGVETCRVSSLAFDPKRVL, via the coding sequence ATGCTCTCTCACCTCAAAATTGTTGAACTCGCTTCTGTATTGGCCGGACCATCCGTAGGTATGTTTTTTGCCGAACTGGGAGCAAAAGTGATCAAGATTGAAAACAAAAAAACCGGTGGAGATGTAACTCGTTCCTGGAAATTACCCCATGAAGAAAGCGATAAAACTGTTTCCGCCTATTTTTCTTCGGTGAATTATGGCAAGGAATATATGCAGGTAGATTTACAGAATGAACATGATCTTAAACGCATTCATGAATTAATTGCAGGTTCAGATATGGTCATTGCCAATTTTAAAGCGGGCGATGCCGAAAAATACCAACTCGATTACGAATCCTTAAAAAAAATAAATCCTGCACTCATTTACGGATCCATCACCGGATTCGGTGAAAACGATGCTCGTCCTGCCTTCGATGTAGTACTGCAAGCCGAGAGCGGATTTATGTCGATGAACGGAACACCGGATAGTGGTCCGCTAAAAATGCCGGTTGCTTTAATTGATGTCCTCGCAGCCCATCAGTTAAAAGAAGCGTTATTACTGGCCTTACTTAAGCGTGAAAAATCGGGCGAAGGAAGTTCGGTGTCGGTTTCATTGTACGCGGCCGCTGTGAGTTCACTGATTAATCAGGCCACCAATTATCTGATGGGGAATCATATTCCGCAACGTCAGGGTTCTTTGCATCCGAACATTGCGCCTTATGGAGAAACCTTTATTACGGCCGATAAAAAATTCATTGTGCTGGCCATTGGCAGTGATGCACAGTTTAAAAAACTCTGCGATGTATTGGGCGATCCGTCCATCGCCATGAAGAAAATGTACAAAAGCAATACGGCCCGCGTAGAAAACCGCAAGCGTTTGTATTCCGATTTATCTCCCTTATTTTTTCAATATCACCGCAGTGATCTTATGAAATGGTTCATCGAACAACAAATTCCTGCCGGTGCTGTGAATAGCATCGATGAAGTTTTTGCTCAATCTGCCGCTCAATCTTTATTGCTTCGTGAAACTATCGATGGCGTAGAAACTTGCCGTGTGAGTTCGCTGGCCTTCGATCCAAAACGCGTTTTATGA
- a CDS encoding T9SS type A sorting domain-containing protein, producing MRKLIVFISLMCCAAQVVAQHIYFKGRYEYQHNDLALNYGNLLLPDGYLLYGSIKTPMINEYSAAFLKIDPFGNKIDSLIINEPNKLIECKSVFALQNGFIAVCHKGSNGGGNRYDPYIIRLNANLDTLWTKTIVFGSDTLPFVSGAIMCRDSNLVIFGLVLDSVPTSGGIMILKIDTLGNLLNFKSFVFPNEYQGCASVDQTYDGGFVIAGSSSYYHPLGPGYYKDIVIKTDSLFNQQWIYPFGRNDADNGSCVAKAMSDSTIMIYTPIPIQAGVNPMREWYFRKVTYTNQLIWENQHGPAEDIAWPRNLVEVDDSTFYVCRQFSNNPKVVLSKYDGNSGNLLWSRESRVGCGAHIGGSLNYVPDDSGFIITGFYQLYGGGLCPPDTGSQDIFVIKTNCEGFADPPLADFIPFSFPGFEVVLDNNTMYYTSMQINWGDGDVEYFGIHSDTLISHYYQTQGTYTVTMIAKACGDSDTTSMSVVASTLGLDENDKLKIKIWPNPTDNEVSIQFNELLNEVNLELFDVTGRNCLTKQFLTSKTIHLELSGLNPGIYLLRITDQNGIVFTKKIILK from the coding sequence ATGCGAAAATTAATCGTTTTCATATCATTGATGTGTTGTGCTGCTCAAGTGGTAGCACAACACATTTATTTTAAAGGAAGGTATGAATACCAGCACAATGATCTTGCACTTAATTATGGCAATTTATTGTTGCCGGATGGTTATTTATTGTACGGCTCAATAAAAACACCCATGATCAATGAATATAGCGCTGCATTTTTGAAGATTGATCCGTTTGGTAATAAAATCGATTCTTTGATTATTAATGAACCTAATAAATTAATTGAATGTAAATCAGTGTTTGCCTTACAGAATGGATTTATTGCAGTTTGTCATAAAGGATCCAACGGTGGTGGCAACCGATACGATCCTTATATCATTCGATTAAATGCAAATCTTGATACCTTATGGACAAAGACCATCGTATTTGGAAGTGATACATTACCGTTTGTTTCGGGAGCGATAATGTGTAGAGATAGTAACCTTGTCATATTTGGCCTTGTTCTTGACAGTGTTCCAACAAGCGGAGGGATAATGATACTCAAAATTGACACACTGGGAAACCTCTTGAATTTTAAGTCTTTCGTTTTCCCCAATGAATACCAAGGATGCGCCAGTGTCGATCAAACTTATGATGGTGGATTTGTTATTGCAGGGAGTTCATCTTACTATCATCCGTTAGGTCCCGGATATTATAAAGATATTGTGATTAAAACAGATAGTTTATTCAACCAGCAATGGATATATCCTTTTGGAAGAAATGATGCTGATAATGGTAGCTGTGTCGCAAAGGCTATGAGCGACTCTACAATAATGATCTATACTCCCATACCCATTCAGGCGGGCGTGAACCCTATGCGAGAGTGGTATTTTAGAAAAGTTACTTATACAAATCAATTAATATGGGAAAATCAGCATGGGCCGGCTGAAGATATAGCATGGCCACGAAACCTTGTAGAAGTTGATGATAGCACTTTCTACGTGTGTAGGCAGTTTTCTAATAATCCTAAAGTGGTTTTATCAAAATACGATGGCAATAGTGGCAATCTTCTCTGGTCACGCGAAAGTCGTGTAGGTTGCGGAGCTCATATCGGAGGTTCTTTAAATTATGTTCCTGATGATAGCGGTTTTATTATTACAGGTTTTTATCAATTGTATGGCGGAGGACTTTGTCCACCCGACACAGGTAGCCAGGACATCTTTGTAATTAAAACCAATTGCGAAGGTTTTGCGGATCCGCCATTAGCCGACTTTATTCCATTTAGTTTTCCCGGATTTGAAGTAGTGTTAGATAACAACACGATGTATTATACCAGTATGCAGATTAATTGGGGCGATGGTGATGTTGAATATTTTGGAATTCACTCTGATACGTTAATTTCACATTATTACCAAACACAGGGAACCTACACAGTTACCATGATTGCCAAAGCATGTGGTGATTCGGACACTACCTCGATGAGTGTAGTAGCAAGCACGCTCGGATTGGATGAAAATGATAAGTTAAAAATTAAAATCTGGCCCAATCCAACCGACAATGAGGTAAGCATTCAATTCAATGAATTACTCAATGAAGTAAATCTTGAGCTTTTTGATGTAACGGGAAGAAATTGCTTAACAAAGCAATTCTTAACTTCCAAAACAATTCATCTGGAATTATCCGGTTTAAATCCGGGCATTTACCTATTAAGAATTACGGATCAGAATGGTATAGTTTTTACAAAAAAAATAATTTTAAAATAA